A window from Theropithecus gelada isolate Dixy chromosome 1, Tgel_1.0, whole genome shotgun sequence encodes these proteins:
- the CDC42 gene encoding cell division control protein 42 homolog isoform X1 — MQTIKCVVVGDGAVGKTCLLISYTTNKFPSEYVPTVFDNYAVTVMIGGEPYTLGLFDTAGQEDYDRLRPLSYPQTDVFLVCFSVVSPSSFENVKEKWVPEITHHCPKTPFLLVGTQIDLRDDPSTIEKLAKNKQKPITPETAEKLARDLKAVKYVECSALTQKGLKNVFDEAILAALEPPEPKKSRRCVLL; from the exons ATGCAGACAATTAAGTGTGTTGTTGTGGGCGATGGTGCTGTTGGTAAAACATGTCTCCTGATATCCTACACAACAAACAAATTTCCATCGGAATATGTACCAACT gtttttgacAACTATGCAGTCACAGTTATGATTGGTGGAGAACCATATACTCTTGGACTTTTTGATACTGCAG ggCAAGAGGATTATGACAGATTACGACCGCTGAGTTATCCACAAACAGATGTATTTCTAGTCTGTTTTTCAGTGGTCTCTCCATCttcatttgaaaatgtgaaagaaaag TGGGTGCCTGAGATAACTCACCACTGTCCAAAGACTCCTTTCTTGCTTGTTGGGACTCAAATTGATCTCAGAGATGACCCCTCCACTATTGAGAAACTTGCCAAGAACAAACAGAAGCCTATCACTCCAGAGACTGCTGAAAAGCTGGCCCGTGACCTGAAGGCTGTCAAGTATGTGGAGTGTTCTGCACTTACACAG AAAGGCCTAAAGAATGTATTTGACGAAGCAATATTGGctgccctggagcctccagaaccGAAGAAGAGCCGCAGGTgtgtgctgctatga
- the CDC42 gene encoding cell division control protein 42 homolog isoform X2: MQTIKCVVVGDGAVGKTCLLISYTTNKFPSEYVPTVFDNYAVTVMIGGEPYTLGLFDTAGQEDYDRLRPLSYPQTDVFLVCFSVVSPSSFENVKEKWVPEITHHCPKTPFLLVGTQIDLRDDPSTIEKLAKNKQKPITPETAEKLARDLKAVKYVECSALTQRGLKNVFDEAILAALEPPETQPKRKCCIF; the protein is encoded by the exons ATGCAGACAATTAAGTGTGTTGTTGTGGGCGATGGTGCTGTTGGTAAAACATGTCTCCTGATATCCTACACAACAAACAAATTTCCATCGGAATATGTACCAACT gtttttgacAACTATGCAGTCACAGTTATGATTGGTGGAGAACCATATACTCTTGGACTTTTTGATACTGCAG ggCAAGAGGATTATGACAGATTACGACCGCTGAGTTATCCACAAACAGATGTATTTCTAGTCTGTTTTTCAGTGGTCTCTCCATCttcatttgaaaatgtgaaagaaaag TGGGTGCCTGAGATAACTCACCACTGTCCAAAGACTCCTTTCTTGCTTGTTGGGACTCAAATTGATCTCAGAGATGACCCCTCCACTATTGAGAAACTTGCCAAGAACAAACAGAAGCCTATCACTCCAGAGACTGCTGAAAAGCTGGCCCGTGACCTGAAGGCTGTCAAGTATGTGGAGTGTTCTGCACTTACACAG AGAGGTCTGAAGAATGTGTTTGATGAGGCTATCCTAGCTGCCCTCGAGCCTCCGGAAACTCAACCCAAAAGGAAGTGCTGTATATTCTAA